From the Natrarchaeobaculum aegyptiacum genome, one window contains:
- the sod gene encoding superoxide dismutase: MTDHELPPLPYDYDALEPSISEQVVTWHHDTHHQGYVNGLNSAEETLAENRESGDFDSTPGALSSVTHNGCGHYLHTLFWENMSPDGGGEPAGDLAERIEEDFGSYEGWKGEFEAAAGAAGGWALLVYDPVAKQLRNVAVDKHDQGALWGSHPILACDVWEHSYYYDYGPDRGSFVEGFFDVVNWDKVDEEYQKCIDHFE; encoded by the coding sequence ATGACTGACCACGAACTTCCACCACTTCCGTACGACTACGACGCACTCGAGCCATCGATCTCCGAGCAGGTCGTGACCTGGCATCACGACACCCACCACCAGGGCTACGTAAACGGCCTGAACTCGGCCGAAGAGACTCTCGCGGAGAACCGCGAATCCGGCGACTTCGACTCGACGCCGGGCGCACTCAGTTCGGTCACCCACAACGGCTGTGGACACTACCTCCACACGCTGTTCTGGGAGAACATGAGTCCGGACGGCGGCGGCGAGCCAGCGGGCGACCTCGCCGAGCGCATCGAGGAGGACTTCGGCTCCTACGAGGGCTGGAAAGGCGAGTTCGAAGCCGCTGCCGGCGCCGCCGGTGGCTGGGCGCTGCTGGTCTACGACCCCGTCGCCAAGCAGCTTCGCAACGTCGCGGTCGACAAGCACGACCAGGGCGCACTCTGGGGTTCTCACCCAATCCTCGCCTGTGACGTCTGGGAGCACTCGTACTACTACGACTACGGCCCAGACCGTGGCAGCTTCGTCGAGGGCTTCTTCGACGTCGTCAACTGGGACAAGGTCGACGAAGAGTACCAGAAGTGCATCGACCACTTCGAGTAA
- a CDS encoding FAD-binding and (Fe-S)-binding domain-containing protein, with the protein MAAEDERRLRERGTGRDEAADDTGEWVLEGPSAPTPDAAAADLASDLADSCRGDVRFDEYTRVLYATDGSIYSAQPAGVVFPRDVDDVQAAVRVASAHDVPVLPRGAGSSLAGQAVGPGCVVLDLSKHMDSVLEVDTDARLARVQPGVVQDDLDAVLEPHGLKFAPDPASSNRATVGGGIGNNSTGAHSVRYGITDAYTEELRVVLPNGEVIHTREVVLDGPEYDEIVEADTREAAIYRTVRQLVEENHDEIDERYPDLKRRVTGYNLDRVIYERADGERVINLSKLLVGAEGTLGVVVEATVSLVTRPGETALALYCFPELQAALRAVPEALEYPVSAVELMDEEVFRLARESDGYAQYAEPIPEETAAALLLEWDDELVSGTEDGDDDGHTQRAAFEAAVAETTAHFVDDGDAFEVLEAYTESAQADLWNLRKAAIPLLMSLEGDPKPYPFIEDATVPPEELAAYVADFEAVLEDHDTEAAYFAHAGSGTLHIRPILNLKSGSGVEAMRSITDDVTDLVLERGGSFSGEHGDGMARTEFTPKMYGEDLWEAFKRVKTAFDPDWLMHPGNVVYRDGPGDVGPDSERGVGADVRDHLRYGPSYSSLEPQTTLDFEPEGGFSHLVELCNGCGTCRQRDGDVMCPTYRASDEEIETTRGRANLLRAAISGDLSPEERHSEQFQTAVLDHCIGCKGCQRDCPTGVDLAKLKAEVKHPYHEREGVTLRERLFADIDRFAAIGSTLAPVANRLPQVPGARSLLERTVGIAAERSLPTFHRESLVEWFESRGADGASKTRAAAPRAKRGPQVDADEADLGVVLVPDTDTNYSNPDRGKAAVALLEAANVHVRVPDLGPTGRAAYSQGLLETAREQGEAFLDDCEPFLERGWSILFVEPSDGAMVLDEYSSLLDVDDSDLERLQTNTFGVCEYVDEHGLDGCFAYDREAAARTPLVYHGHCHETARGAEGHAISVLERAGYDVTPVDSTCCGMAGSFGYEAEHYDLSREIGRLLRDQLVGATTGNSSERAPTGGSYAGDESKYDADRSPGPVVDDGADAVVDATVVATGTSCRTQIGDFDGFDDPLHPVEALVAVLED; encoded by the coding sequence ATGGCTGCCGAGGACGAACGGAGACTTCGGGAGAGGGGAACCGGTCGCGACGAAGCGGCTGACGATACCGGTGAGTGGGTGCTCGAGGGGCCGTCAGCACCCACGCCAGACGCCGCAGCCGCGGATCTGGCGAGTGACCTCGCGGACTCCTGTCGCGGCGACGTCAGGTTCGACGAGTACACGCGCGTGCTCTACGCGACCGACGGCAGCATCTACAGCGCCCAGCCAGCCGGTGTCGTCTTCCCGCGAGACGTCGACGACGTGCAGGCTGCAGTCCGGGTCGCCTCGGCACACGACGTCCCCGTCCTCCCGCGTGGGGCAGGCTCCTCGCTCGCCGGACAGGCCGTCGGCCCCGGTTGCGTGGTACTCGACCTCTCGAAGCATATGGACTCGGTTCTCGAGGTCGACACCGATGCCCGACTCGCTCGAGTACAGCCGGGAGTCGTTCAGGACGACCTCGACGCGGTGCTCGAGCCCCACGGGCTGAAGTTCGCCCCGGACCCGGCGTCGTCGAACCGGGCGACCGTCGGCGGTGGGATCGGTAACAACTCGACGGGTGCCCACTCGGTGCGGTACGGGATCACCGACGCCTACACCGAGGAGCTTCGGGTGGTGCTCCCGAACGGCGAGGTGATCCACACCCGCGAGGTCGTCCTCGACGGGCCGGAGTACGACGAGATCGTCGAGGCAGACACTCGCGAGGCGGCGATCTATCGGACGGTCAGGCAACTGGTCGAGGAGAACCACGATGAGATCGACGAGCGCTACCCGGACCTGAAACGGCGAGTGACCGGCTACAACCTCGATCGGGTGATCTACGAACGTGCAGACGGCGAGCGGGTGATCAACCTCTCGAAGCTCCTCGTCGGTGCGGAGGGAACCCTCGGCGTCGTCGTGGAGGCCACCGTCTCGCTGGTCACCCGTCCCGGAGAAACCGCGCTCGCGCTCTACTGTTTCCCCGAACTGCAGGCGGCCCTCCGGGCGGTCCCCGAAGCGCTCGAGTACCCCGTCAGCGCGGTCGAATTGATGGACGAGGAGGTCTTCCGACTCGCCCGGGAGTCAGACGGCTACGCCCAGTACGCCGAGCCCATCCCGGAGGAGACTGCGGCAGCGCTGCTGCTCGAGTGGGACGACGAACTCGTTTCTGGTACCGAGGACGGTGACGACGACGGCCACACCCAACGGGCGGCCTTCGAGGCTGCCGTCGCGGAGACGACCGCCCACTTCGTCGACGACGGCGACGCGTTCGAGGTGCTCGAAGCCTACACCGAATCGGCACAGGCTGATCTCTGGAACCTCCGGAAGGCCGCGATCCCCCTGCTCATGAGCCTCGAGGGCGATCCGAAGCCGTACCCGTTCATCGAGGACGCGACAGTCCCTCCCGAGGAACTCGCCGCCTACGTCGCGGACTTCGAGGCGGTGCTCGAAGATCACGACACGGAGGCTGCGTACTTCGCGCACGCGGGTTCGGGAACGCTCCACATCCGGCCAATCCTGAACCTCAAATCCGGGTCTGGCGTCGAGGCCATGCGGTCGATCACCGACGACGTGACCGACCTCGTCCTCGAGCGCGGGGGCTCGTTCTCGGGCGAACACGGCGACGGGATGGCCCGGACGGAGTTTACTCCCAAGATGTACGGCGAGGACCTCTGGGAGGCTTTCAAGCGAGTGAAAACCGCATTCGATCCCGACTGGCTCATGCACCCGGGGAACGTCGTCTACCGCGACGGTCCCGGGGACGTCGGTCCGGACTCCGAGCGCGGCGTCGGCGCTGACGTGCGCGACCACCTGCGATACGGGCCGAGCTATAGCTCGCTCGAGCCCCAGACGACCCTCGATTTCGAGCCGGAGGGCGGCTTCTCGCACCTCGTGGAACTCTGTAACGGCTGTGGCACCTGTCGGCAGCGCGACGGCGACGTGATGTGTCCGACCTACCGGGCGAGCGACGAAGAGATCGAGACCACGCGCGGGCGGGCGAACCTCCTGCGAGCGGCCATCAGCGGCGATCTTTCGCCGGAAGAACGCCACAGCGAACAGTTCCAGACCGCGGTGCTCGACCACTGCATCGGCTGCAAGGGCTGCCAGCGGGACTGCCCGACCGGCGTCGACCTCGCGAAGCTCAAAGCCGAGGTGAAACACCCGTACCACGAGCGCGAGGGCGTCACGCTTCGCGAGCGACTCTTCGCCGATATCGATCGGTTCGCGGCGATCGGCAGCACCCTCGCACCGGTCGCGAACCGCCTCCCGCAGGTTCCGGGAGCACGGTCCCTCCTCGAGCGGACCGTCGGAATCGCTGCCGAGCGAAGCCTTCCCACGTTCCACCGGGAGTCGCTGGTCGAATGGTTCGAGTCGCGAGGCGCCGACGGCGCCTCGAAAACGCGAGCGGCAGCGCCGCGGGCGAAGCGCGGCCCGCAGGTCGACGCCGACGAAGCCGATCTCGGAGTCGTTCTCGTTCCGGACACCGATACGAACTACTCGAATCCCGATCGTGGAAAGGCCGCCGTCGCGTTGCTCGAGGCGGCGAACGTCCACGTGCGCGTGCCGGACCTCGGTCCGACAGGCCGGGCGGCCTACTCACAGGGACTGCTCGAGACAGCCCGCGAGCAAGGGGAAGCGTTCCTCGATGACTGTGAGCCGTTCCTCGAGCGCGGCTGGTCGATCCTGTTCGTCGAACCGAGCGACGGGGCGATGGTGCTCGACGAATACAGTTCGCTCCTCGACGTCGACGACAGTGACCTCGAGCGCCTTCAGACGAACACGTTCGGCGTTTGTGAGTACGTCGACGAGCACGGTCTCGACGGCTGTTTCGCCTACGACCGCGAGGCCGCTGCCCGGACGCCGCTGGTCTATCACGGCCACTGCCACGAGACGGCCCGCGGTGCGGAGGGCCACGCCATCTCGGTACTCGAGCGGGCAGGCTACGACGTCACGCCGGTCGACTCGACCTGCTGTGGGATGGCCGGCAGCTTCGGGTACGAGGCCGAACACTACGACCTCTCGCGGGAGATCGGGCGTCTCCTCCGCGACCAGCTCGTCGGCGCGACGACCGGGAACTCGAGTGAGCGAGCACCGACTGGTGGTTCCTACGCTGGCGACGAATCGAAATACGACGCCGATAGGAGCCCCGGGCCCGTCGTCGACGACGGCGCTGACGCTGTTGTCGACGCGACAGTCGTCGCCACCGGCACCTCCTGTCGGACCCAGATCGGAGACTTCGACGGATTCGACGACCCGCTCCATCCGGTCGAGGCGCTCGTGGCCGTCCTCGAGGACTGA
- the map gene encoding type II methionyl aminopeptidase: MADSEVDLQSEQYEKHREAGEILAQVREETAERVEVGVTHLEIAAYAEDRIRELGGQPAFPVNISVDEEAAHATPSIDDETTFGEEMINLDIGVHVDGWLADTAITVDLSGNPELAEASEQALEAAIDVVEPGVSTGDIGAEIEDVIDGYGYNPVVNLTGHGLGHWEQHTSPNIPNRAVSQGTTLEVGDVVAIEPFATDGGGKVTEGAKEEIFALEHERNVRNRQARAALDQITAEFRTLPFATRWLETDRAEMAVRRLKRNNVLHGYPVLKEDDGCLVSQKEHTVIVTEDGCEVTTAHRSG; the protein is encoded by the coding sequence ATGGCCGATTCCGAGGTGGACCTTCAGTCCGAGCAGTACGAGAAACACCGTGAGGCAGGTGAGATCCTGGCCCAGGTGCGCGAGGAGACCGCCGAACGCGTCGAGGTCGGTGTGACCCACCTCGAGATCGCAGCGTACGCCGAAGATCGAATCCGCGAACTCGGCGGCCAGCCAGCGTTCCCGGTCAACATCTCCGTGGACGAGGAGGCCGCGCACGCGACGCCGTCGATCGACGACGAGACGACCTTCGGCGAGGAGATGATCAACCTCGACATCGGCGTTCACGTCGACGGCTGGCTCGCCGACACCGCGATCACGGTCGACCTCTCCGGGAACCCCGAACTCGCGGAAGCCTCCGAACAGGCACTCGAGGCTGCCATCGACGTCGTCGAACCGGGCGTGAGTACCGGCGATATCGGTGCCGAGATCGAAGACGTCATCGACGGCTACGGTTACAACCCCGTCGTTAACCTCACCGGGCACGGGCTGGGCCACTGGGAACAACACACCAGTCCGAACATCCCCAACCGAGCCGTCTCACAGGGGACAACCCTCGAGGTCGGCGACGTCGTCGCGATCGAACCGTTCGCCACAGACGGCGGCGGCAAGGTCACCGAGGGAGCCAAAGAGGAAATCTTCGCCCTCGAACACGAACGAAACGTCCGGAACCGACAGGCTCGAGCGGCACTCGACCAGATTACAGCGGAGTTCCGCACCCTGCCGTTCGCGACGCGCTGGCTCGAGACCGACCGCGCGGAGATGGCGGTCCGCCGGCTCAAGCGCAACAACGTCCTCCACGGGTATCCCGTCCTGAAGGAGGACGACGGCTGTCTCGTCAGCCAGAAAGAACATACCGTGATCGTTACCGAGGACGGCTGTGAAGTAACGACCGCCCACCGTTCTGGCTGA
- the icd gene encoding isocitrate dehydrogenase (NADP(+)) — MSYDKIEVPEEGEKITLKEGSETELEVPDNPIIPIIYGDGVGSDVGPAAQKVLEAAAEATGREINWMRVYAGESAREKYDENLPDETVEAIKEHRVAIKGPLTTPVGAGFRSLNVGLRKLLDLYANVRPTYHLDGVPSPVKNPEQMDMVTFRENTEDVYAGIEWEAGTDEVEQVKEFVEDEMGATGVIHDGPVGIGVKPITEFGTKRLVREAIDYALENDRDSVTLVHKGNIMKFTEGQFRDWGYEVAEEEYGDEVITEDTLWEERDGEAPEDAVVVNDRIADNMLQQILTRTDEYDVVATMNLNGDYMSDACGAQIGGLGIAPGGNFGEGRMLAEPVHGSAPKYEGQDKVNPTAMILSGRMMLEYMGWNDAADLVRDAVEETISSGKVTYDLERQLEDAEKLATSEFAEEVVANIEKLA; from the coding sequence ATGAGTTACGACAAGATCGAGGTCCCTGAGGAGGGGGAAAAGATCACGCTCAAAGAGGGCTCGGAGACCGAACTCGAGGTTCCGGACAACCCAATTATCCCGATCATCTACGGTGACGGCGTCGGCAGTGACGTCGGTCCTGCAGCCCAGAAAGTGCTCGAGGCCGCCGCTGAGGCGACCGGCCGCGAGATCAACTGGATGCGCGTCTACGCTGGCGAGTCCGCTCGCGAGAAGTACGACGAGAACCTGCCCGACGAGACCGTCGAGGCGATCAAGGAACACCGCGTCGCGATCAAGGGCCCGCTGACGACGCCCGTCGGTGCCGGCTTCCGCTCGCTGAACGTCGGTCTGCGCAAGCTGCTCGACCTCTATGCGAACGTTCGTCCGACCTACCACCTCGACGGCGTCCCGTCGCCCGTCAAAAATCCCGAGCAGATGGACATGGTCACCTTCCGTGAGAACACGGAAGACGTCTACGCCGGCATCGAGTGGGAAGCCGGCACCGACGAAGTCGAGCAGGTCAAGGAGTTCGTCGAAGACGAGATGGGCGCGACCGGCGTCATCCACGACGGCCCGGTCGGCATCGGCGTCAAGCCGATTACGGAGTTCGGGACGAAGCGACTCGTCCGCGAGGCCATCGACTACGCCCTCGAGAACGACCGCGACTCCGTCACCCTCGTCCACAAGGGGAACATCATGAAGTTCACCGAGGGCCAGTTCCGCGACTGGGGCTACGAGGTCGCCGAAGAGGAGTACGGCGACGAGGTCATCACCGAGGACACCCTCTGGGAGGAACGCGACGGTGAAGCGCCGGAAGACGCCGTCGTCGTCAACGACCGCATCGCGGACAACATGCTCCAGCAGATTCTGACCCGCACCGACGAGTACGACGTCGTCGCGACGATGAATCTGAACGGCGACTACATGTCCGACGCCTGTGGTGCCCAGATCGGTGGCCTCGGCATCGCCCCCGGTGGCAACTTCGGTGAAGGCCGCATGCTCGCCGAACCCGTCCACGGCTCCGCACCCAAGTACGAGGGCCAGGACAAGGTCAACCCCACCGCCATGATCCTCTCGGGCCGCATGATGCTCGAGTACATGGGCTGGAACGACGCCGCAGACCTCGTGCGCGACGCCGTCGAGGAAACAATCTCCTCCGGCAAGGTCACCTACGACCTCGAACGCCAGCTCGAGGACGCCGAGAAGCTCGCCACCAGCGAGTTCGCCGAGGAAGTCGTCGCGAATATCGAAAAACTGGCATAA
- a CDS encoding helix-turn-helix domain-containing protein has protein sequence MGRKKHVVDLTEEERRELTEFVTKGEHRAEAITRAKILLKSDEGLTDPTICEHLDCGISTPHRTRKAYAERGIAAIHRRKPDRDYTPKLDGRAEAHLVALACSEPPEGHTRWTYALLADRLVTLEEIEFDSISEETVRQRLKKRPEATPL, from the coding sequence ATGGGACGAAAGAAGCACGTTGTTGACCTCACAGAGGAAGAACGCCGTGAACTCACGGAGTTCGTCACGAAAGGAGAACACAGAGCCGAAGCCATCACCCGTGCCAAGATTCTTCTAAAGAGTGATGAGGGGCTCACAGATCCTACGATCTGTGAGCACCTCGACTGCGGCATCTCGACACCTCACCGAACACGAAAAGCGTACGCTGAGCGAGGGATTGCGGCGATCCATCGCCGCAAACCCGACAGAGACTACACGCCGAAACTTGATGGTCGTGCTGAAGCACATCTCGTCGCTCTCGCCTGTTCAGAGCCTCCAGAAGGTCACACTCGCTGGACGTACGCCTTGCTTGCTGACCGCCTTGTCACCCTTGAGGAGATCGAGTTCGACTCGATCTCCGAGGAAACCGTCAGACAGCGGTTAAAAAAACGACCTGAAGCCACACCGCTCTGA
- a CDS encoding histidine kinase N-terminal 7TM domain-containing protein, producing MALEQPALQAGYAAAVLTSILLLAVLWQYRDRPGGWSLLVYVGAGLYWSAILLANVTVTDPALSAVLYRALYVGIAIGAAALVVFALEYTGRERFLGPATYLALSVHPVTVAVFAIADPGNHFFGTIEPDPASSIAVAPDHGVALVGHLAYSYALLLAVGAMFAGVALRSRSIYRRQAAMLVLATLTPGVTSLALTVGLVDVDVTPLVLPVVSLLFAVAIIRYQLIDLLPIASDRVLETVQDGVFVLDDAGRLIDVNDAGRFTLSVLGVESTSLIGRPFADLVGETALYHHVESLTTGSGGTTIDVEETETRLEVTTRPIEDDYGRHVGWVLITHDVTDVSRRERQLRRQNDRLEQFASLVSHDLRNPLNVARGSLGLVEQTGEEEYYEKIERHHGRMEAIIEDILTLAREGKAVTGTERVDLGALARRAWEGVDTGSATLEIDSSATIQADPDRLLRVLENLFRNAIEHGVPDEDDRASEELTVTVGVEAGGSGHVTFVVEDDGVGVPPENREQVFEHGYSTGRDGTGLGLSIVRQIADAHGWTVEVTESASGGARFEFSGVERDASETDLPDNEAP from the coding sequence GTGGCTCTCGAGCAACCGGCGCTGCAGGCCGGGTACGCCGCGGCTGTACTCACGTCGATCCTGCTGCTGGCCGTTCTCTGGCAGTACCGAGACCGCCCCGGTGGCTGGTCACTGCTCGTGTACGTCGGTGCCGGGCTGTACTGGAGCGCAATCCTGCTGGCGAACGTGACGGTCACCGACCCCGCGCTCTCGGCGGTGCTGTACCGCGCTCTGTACGTCGGGATCGCTATCGGCGCTGCAGCACTGGTCGTCTTCGCTCTCGAGTACACTGGCCGTGAACGGTTTCTCGGGCCGGCCACGTACCTCGCACTGTCGGTTCATCCGGTCACCGTCGCTGTCTTCGCCATCGCTGACCCCGGCAACCACTTCTTCGGGACGATCGAACCCGACCCAGCCTCGAGTATAGCGGTCGCGCCGGATCACGGCGTGGCGCTGGTCGGTCACCTGGCTTACAGCTACGCGCTACTCCTGGCGGTCGGTGCGATGTTCGCTGGCGTTGCCCTTCGATCGAGGTCGATCTACCGCCGCCAGGCTGCGATGCTCGTTCTGGCAACACTCACACCGGGGGTGACCAGCCTCGCACTCACTGTCGGGCTCGTCGACGTCGACGTGACTCCACTGGTCCTCCCCGTCGTGAGTCTCCTGTTCGCGGTCGCGATCATCCGGTATCAGCTGATCGACCTCCTCCCCATCGCCAGCGATCGCGTCCTCGAGACCGTCCAGGACGGCGTGTTCGTCCTCGACGACGCCGGGCGGCTGATCGACGTCAACGACGCTGGGCGATTCACGCTGAGCGTTCTCGGCGTCGAGTCGACGAGTCTGATCGGTCGGCCGTTCGCCGACCTCGTCGGCGAGACGGCACTTTACCACCACGTCGAGTCACTCACCACCGGGTCCGGCGGGACGACGATCGACGTCGAGGAGACGGAGACGAGACTCGAGGTGACGACCCGGCCGATCGAGGACGACTACGGCCGCCACGTCGGCTGGGTCCTGATCACCCACGACGTTACTGACGTGAGCCGACGGGAGCGACAGCTTCGCCGCCAGAACGACCGCCTCGAGCAGTTCGCCAGTCTGGTCTCACACGATCTGCGCAACCCGCTCAACGTCGCCCGCGGCTCGCTCGGCCTCGTCGAACAGACCGGGGAGGAAGAGTACTACGAGAAGATCGAGCGACACCACGGTCGGATGGAAGCGATCATCGAGGACATCCTCACACTCGCCCGCGAGGGGAAAGCCGTGACCGGGACCGAACGCGTGGATCTCGGGGCACTGGCGAGACGAGCGTGGGAGGGCGTCGACACGGGATCGGCAACCCTCGAGATCGACTCGAGTGCGACGATCCAGGCCGATCCCGATCGGCTGCTCCGGGTGCTCGAGAACCTGTTCCGGAACGCGATCGAACACGGCGTCCCGGACGAGGACGACCGGGCGTCGGAGGAACTCACCGTGACCGTCGGCGTCGAGGCCGGGGGCTCCGGTCACGTCACGTTCGTCGTCGAGGACGACGGTGTCGGCGTTCCACCCGAAAACCGCGAGCAGGTGTTCGAACACGGGTATTCGACCGGCCGCGACGGAACCGGACTCGGACTGAGTATCGTTCGCCAGATCGCCGACGCCCACGGCTGGACCGTCGAAGTCACCGAGAGCGCGTCCGGTGGCGCACGCTTCGAATTTTCCGGGGTCGAACGTGACGCGTCGGAGACCGACCTCCCCGACAACGAAGCGCCCTGA
- a CDS encoding histidine kinase N-terminal 7TM domain-containing protein → MTVSHAVLFVAYAVATAVGAVLTVVMWHYRERVGATPLAATLLGTAIFSASRLVGTASDSYTISVFAERFLYVGVGLSVVAVLVFALVYTGRERFVRKETIALLSIEPIVVVALAFSNPGNVFFTALEPDPTLVTGVAVEWGVAFQLHTIYSYFLMTVATALILEFLITSRSLYRGQALALLGGATFPWLFNAVHVVGPVSADTTPIGYVVMGGLHSVAIVRYRLGDIVPIAHDRVLDTISEGIFVVDRQGRLVDVNPAGRAILATGDERLAGRHVDSIIGDVPDRQSVFAELTDTAEPSTTDVTVDGRHYEVRVTPIEDDRDRHVGWLVLIADVTDRHRRERELERQNDRLEQFARVVSHDLRNPLNVANGYLEMARETGDETYLAEIEHSHERMETIIEDVLALARTGQPVTDPEPVSLAALAERAWDGVETGAATLTVDGDARIVADEDRVRRLLENLFRNSIEHGVEDDLSPELEARLNDDRADSSVSGDHDPPAESLEVAAGLFTEIESDRHGIYVEDDGVGIPPSKREAVFEDGYSTGSDGAGLGLSIVRQIADAHGWTVEVTESASGGARFEFHGVEVVDPDHDPRHDRDARRAVSSAE, encoded by the coding sequence ATGACGGTCAGTCATGCGGTGTTGTTCGTCGCATACGCCGTCGCCACCGCCGTTGGAGCAGTTCTCACGGTCGTTATGTGGCACTACCGCGAACGGGTCGGTGCCACGCCGCTCGCCGCGACGCTCCTCGGGACCGCTATCTTCTCTGCATCACGGCTCGTCGGAACCGCGAGTGACAGTTACACAATCTCGGTTTTCGCCGAGCGGTTCCTCTACGTCGGCGTGGGCCTCAGCGTCGTCGCGGTCCTGGTGTTCGCGCTCGTCTACACCGGACGCGAGCGATTCGTCAGGAAAGAGACGATCGCGCTGCTTTCGATCGAGCCAATCGTCGTCGTCGCCCTCGCCTTTTCGAACCCCGGGAACGTCTTCTTTACCGCTCTTGAGCCGGATCCGACGCTGGTGACCGGTGTCGCTGTCGAGTGGGGCGTCGCGTTCCAGCTTCACACGATCTACTCGTATTTCCTGATGACCGTCGCGACCGCGCTCATCCTCGAGTTCCTGATCACGTCCCGGTCGCTGTACCGTGGACAGGCGCTCGCGCTGCTCGGCGGGGCGACGTTCCCGTGGCTGTTCAACGCAGTTCACGTCGTCGGCCCTGTCTCCGCCGACACGACGCCGATCGGTTACGTCGTCATGGGCGGGCTCCACTCGGTCGCGATCGTCCGCTACCGGCTCGGGGACATCGTACCGATCGCTCACGACCGCGTCCTCGACACGATTTCGGAAGGGATCTTCGTCGTCGACAGGCAGGGGCGACTCGTCGACGTCAACCCCGCCGGCCGAGCGATTTTGGCAACCGGAGACGAACGACTGGCCGGTCGACACGTCGACTCGATCATCGGCGACGTCCCGGACCGTCAGTCGGTGTTCGCCGAACTCACCGACACGGCCGAGCCGTCGACGACGGACGTGACCGTCGACGGCCGCCACTACGAGGTCCGGGTGACGCCGATCGAAGACGACCGTGATCGCCACGTTGGCTGGCTCGTCCTGATCGCCGACGTCACCGATCGCCACCGTCGCGAACGGGAACTCGAGCGCCAGAACGACCGGCTCGAGCAGTTCGCCCGCGTCGTCTCACACGACCTGCGTAACCCGCTCAACGTCGCCAACGGCTACCTCGAGATGGCCCGCGAAACCGGCGACGAGACCTATCTCGCGGAGATCGAACACTCCCACGAGCGGATGGAAACGATCATCGAGGACGTCCTCGCGCTCGCCCGCACTGGCCAGCCCGTGACGGATCCAGAACCCGTCAGCCTGGCCGCGCTCGCCGAACGCGCCTGGGACGGCGTCGAAACCGGTGCGGCGACGCTCACCGTCGACGGCGACGCACGAATCGTCGCCGACGAAGATCGGGTCCGACGCTTGCTCGAGAACCTGTTTCGCAATTCGATCGAACACGGAGTCGAGGACGATCTGAGCCCCGAACTCGAGGCCCGCCTGAACGACGACCGGGCCGATAGTAGCGTCTCTGGAGACCACGATCCACCGGCCGAGTCCCTCGAGGTCGCCGCCGGCCTGTTCACAGAAATCGAGTCCGACCGTCACGGCATCTACGTCGAGGACGACGGCGTCGGCATCCCACCCTCGAAACGCGAGGCGGTGTTCGAGGACGGCTACTCCACCGGGTCCGACGGCGCTGGCCTCGGACTGAGTATCGTTCGCCAGATCGCCGACGCCCACGGCTGGACCGTCGAAGTCACCGAGAGCGCGTCCGGTGGCGCACGCTTCGAGTTTCATGGTGTCGAAGTCGTCGACCCCGACCACGACCCACGGCACGACCGGGATGCTCGACGAGCCGTGTCGTCAGCGGAGTGA